A section of the Festucalex cinctus isolate MCC-2025b chromosome 7, RoL_Fcin_1.0, whole genome shotgun sequence genome encodes:
- the ubxn11 gene encoding UBX domain-containing protein 11 isoform X4 has translation MSTPLSMLKKTRRIPLQREENDSRGKGEHLSTESQVLDDSSPPVASPTRSSDANVIKLRASKKGVAQSDFELMMSSVMQQLALLERKVTSQKEEIVRKDNVILILREKVKAHQESERDHVESCSHLERKCEQLEHKVDDMERFLNDYGLTWVGDRNFSNAAQTNSSVTGEPFVRSTRTGAQLARNDPVQLKLYSNGIIMFNGPFRSYQEDSTQQCMQDLMEGYFPSELQSRFPDGVPFEVHDRRHEEFVLREPCDKFPGEGHAVREKKEESPVGVSSHFPEKTLSANQFLNRLPKVVVKASGVIDIRRTTLQSSFDTHSSCSAIIVDTPALQAMKDSTPTITDQPSSPCNIITLKVKSEDGDLTYVLKMCLSETVGHLRQHLDTHRGHDLAGYDIISAYPQCHYQDDCQTLGSCGLTTNVALLLRGKKNTNKSSI, from the exons ATGAGTACGCCGTTGTCGATGCTAAAGAAAACGAGGCGCATCCCGCTTCAGCGTGAAGAAAATGATAGCCG GGGCAAAGGGGAACATCTGTCAACAG AATCTCAGGTTCTGGATGACTCAAGTCCTCCTGTGGCCAGTCCCACTCGATCCAGTGATGCTAACGTTATCAAGCTTAGAGCATCTAAGAAAG GTGTTGCACAAAGCGACTTTGAGCTGATGATGTCTTCCGTGATGCAGCAACTGGCCCTGCTTGAGAGGAAGGTCACGAGCCAAAAAGAGGAGATTGTGCGCAAG GAcaatgttattttaattttgaggGAGAAAGTGAAAGCACATCAAGAATCAG AGCGTGACCATGTTGAAAGTTGCAGTCATCTTGAAAGAAAGTGCGAACAGCTGGAGCACAAAGTGGATGACATGGAG AGATTCCTGAATGACTACGGTTTGACCTGGGTGGGAGACAGGAACTTCAGTAATGCAGCACAAACAAACAGCTCAGTCACAG GGGAACCATTCGTACGCTCCACACGTACGGGGGCGCAGTTGGCTCGAAACGATCCCGTGCAACTGAAGCTCTACAGCAATGGCATTATCATGTTCAACGGACCTTTCCGATCCTACCAGGAGGATAGCACCCAG CAATGCATGCAGGATTTGATGGAAGGCTATTTCCCATCCGAGCTTCAAAGCAGATTTCCAGATGGTGTGCCTTTTGAG GTCCATGATAGACGCCATGAGGAATTTGTCCTCAGAGAACCATGCGACAAATTCCCTGGTGAAGGCCATGCTGTGCGAGAGAAAAAAGAGGAATCGCCAGTCGGAGTCAGTTCGCACTTTCCTG AGAAGACATTAAGTGCAAATCAATTCCTGAACAGGCTGCCAAAAGTGGTGGTGAAGGCGAGTGGAGTGATTGACATCAGGCGGACAACTTTGCAG AGCTCATTTGATACACACAGCAGCTGCTCAGCTATCATTGTTGATACACCAGCGCTGCAAGCAATGAAGGACAG CACGCCCACAATCACCGACCAGCCTTCGTCTCCATGTAACATCATCACACTTAAGGTCAAGTCAGAGGATGGCGATCTCACTTACGTCCTGAAAATGTGCCTCTCCGAGACCGTGGGCCACCTGAGGCAACATCTGGACACACATAG GGGTCATGACCTGGCTGGCTATGACATTATCAGTGCATACCCTCAGTGCCACTACCAGGATGACTGCCAAACGCTTGGGTCATGTGGGCTCACGACCAATGTTGCTCTTCTTCTGcgaggaaagaaaaacacaaataaatcatCCATCTAA
- the ubxn11 gene encoding UBX domain-containing protein 11 isoform X2, which yields MSTPLSMLKKTRRIPLQREENDSRGKGEHLSTESQVLDDSSPPVASPTRSSDANVIKLRASKKGVAQSDFELMMSSVMQQLALLERKVTSQKEEIVRKDNVILILREKVKAHQESERDHVESCSHLERKCEQLEHKVDDMERFLNDYGLTWVGDRNFSNAAQTNSSVTASVVQNFRVDFNLVIQTIKELNILAGEPFVRSTRTGAQLARNDPVQLKLYSNGIIMFNGPFRSYQEDSTQQCMQDLMEGYFPSELQSRFPDGVPFEVHDRRHEEFVLREPCDKFPGEGHAVREKKEESPVGVSSHFPEKTLSANQFLNRLPKVVVKASGVIDIRRTTLQSSFDTHSSCSAIIVDTPALQAMKDSTPTITDQPSSPCNIITLKVKSEDGDLTYVLKMCLSETVGHLRQHLDTHRGHDLAGYDIISAYPQCHYQDDCQTLGSCGLTTNVALLLRGKKNTNKSSI from the exons ATGAGTACGCCGTTGTCGATGCTAAAGAAAACGAGGCGCATCCCGCTTCAGCGTGAAGAAAATGATAGCCG GGGCAAAGGGGAACATCTGTCAACAG AATCTCAGGTTCTGGATGACTCAAGTCCTCCTGTGGCCAGTCCCACTCGATCCAGTGATGCTAACGTTATCAAGCTTAGAGCATCTAAGAAAG GTGTTGCACAAAGCGACTTTGAGCTGATGATGTCTTCCGTGATGCAGCAACTGGCCCTGCTTGAGAGGAAGGTCACGAGCCAAAAAGAGGAGATTGTGCGCAAG GAcaatgttattttaattttgaggGAGAAAGTGAAAGCACATCAAGAATCAG AGCGTGACCATGTTGAAAGTTGCAGTCATCTTGAAAGAAAGTGCGAACAGCTGGAGCACAAAGTGGATGACATGGAG AGATTCCTGAATGACTACGGTTTGACCTGGGTGGGAGACAGGAACTTCAGTAATGCAGCACAAACAAACAGCTCAGTCACAG CCTCTGTCGTCCAGAATTTCCGTGTGGATTTTAACCTCGTGATACAGACCATTAAGGAGCTCAACATACTGGCAGGGGAACCATTCGTACGCTCCACACGTACGGGGGCGCAGTTGGCTCGAAACGATCCCGTGCAACTGAAGCTCTACAGCAATGGCATTATCATGTTCAACGGACCTTTCCGATCCTACCAGGAGGATAGCACCCAG CAATGCATGCAGGATTTGATGGAAGGCTATTTCCCATCCGAGCTTCAAAGCAGATTTCCAGATGGTGTGCCTTTTGAG GTCCATGATAGACGCCATGAGGAATTTGTCCTCAGAGAACCATGCGACAAATTCCCTGGTGAAGGCCATGCTGTGCGAGAGAAAAAAGAGGAATCGCCAGTCGGAGTCAGTTCGCACTTTCCTG AGAAGACATTAAGTGCAAATCAATTCCTGAACAGGCTGCCAAAAGTGGTGGTGAAGGCGAGTGGAGTGATTGACATCAGGCGGACAACTTTGCAG AGCTCATTTGATACACACAGCAGCTGCTCAGCTATCATTGTTGATACACCAGCGCTGCAAGCAATGAAGGACAG CACGCCCACAATCACCGACCAGCCTTCGTCTCCATGTAACATCATCACACTTAAGGTCAAGTCAGAGGATGGCGATCTCACTTACGTCCTGAAAATGTGCCTCTCCGAGACCGTGGGCCACCTGAGGCAACATCTGGACACACATAG GGGTCATGACCTGGCTGGCTATGACATTATCAGTGCATACCCTCAGTGCCACTACCAGGATGACTGCCAAACGCTTGGGTCATGTGGGCTCACGACCAATGTTGCTCTTCTTCTGcgaggaaagaaaaacacaaataaatcatCCATCTAA
- the ubxn11 gene encoding UBX domain-containing protein 11 isoform X1 — MSTPLSMLKKTRRIPLQREENDSRGKGEHLSTESQVLDDSSPPVASPTRSSDANVIKLRASKKGVAQSDFELMMSSVMQQLALLERKVTSQKEEIVRKDNVILILREKVKAHQESERDHVESCSHLERKCEQLEHKVDDMERFLNDYGLTWVGDRNFSNAAQTNSSVTAASVVQNFRVDFNLVIQTIKELNILAGEPFVRSTRTGAQLARNDPVQLKLYSNGIIMFNGPFRSYQEDSTQQCMQDLMEGYFPSELQSRFPDGVPFEVHDRRHEEFVLREPCDKFPGEGHAVREKKEESPVGVSSHFPEKTLSANQFLNRLPKVVVKASGVIDIRRTTLQSSFDTHSSCSAIIVDTPALQAMKDSTPTITDQPSSPCNIITLKVKSEDGDLTYVLKMCLSETVGHLRQHLDTHRGHDLAGYDIISAYPQCHYQDDCQTLGSCGLTTNVALLLRGKKNTNKSSI; from the exons ATGAGTACGCCGTTGTCGATGCTAAAGAAAACGAGGCGCATCCCGCTTCAGCGTGAAGAAAATGATAGCCG GGGCAAAGGGGAACATCTGTCAACAG AATCTCAGGTTCTGGATGACTCAAGTCCTCCTGTGGCCAGTCCCACTCGATCCAGTGATGCTAACGTTATCAAGCTTAGAGCATCTAAGAAAG GTGTTGCACAAAGCGACTTTGAGCTGATGATGTCTTCCGTGATGCAGCAACTGGCCCTGCTTGAGAGGAAGGTCACGAGCCAAAAAGAGGAGATTGTGCGCAAG GAcaatgttattttaattttgaggGAGAAAGTGAAAGCACATCAAGAATCAG AGCGTGACCATGTTGAAAGTTGCAGTCATCTTGAAAGAAAGTGCGAACAGCTGGAGCACAAAGTGGATGACATGGAG AGATTCCTGAATGACTACGGTTTGACCTGGGTGGGAGACAGGAACTTCAGTAATGCAGCACAAACAAACAGCTCAGTCACAG CAGCCTCTGTCGTCCAGAATTTCCGTGTGGATTTTAACCTCGTGATACAGACCATTAAGGAGCTCAACATACTGGCAGGGGAACCATTCGTACGCTCCACACGTACGGGGGCGCAGTTGGCTCGAAACGATCCCGTGCAACTGAAGCTCTACAGCAATGGCATTATCATGTTCAACGGACCTTTCCGATCCTACCAGGAGGATAGCACCCAG CAATGCATGCAGGATTTGATGGAAGGCTATTTCCCATCCGAGCTTCAAAGCAGATTTCCAGATGGTGTGCCTTTTGAG GTCCATGATAGACGCCATGAGGAATTTGTCCTCAGAGAACCATGCGACAAATTCCCTGGTGAAGGCCATGCTGTGCGAGAGAAAAAAGAGGAATCGCCAGTCGGAGTCAGTTCGCACTTTCCTG AGAAGACATTAAGTGCAAATCAATTCCTGAACAGGCTGCCAAAAGTGGTGGTGAAGGCGAGTGGAGTGATTGACATCAGGCGGACAACTTTGCAG AGCTCATTTGATACACACAGCAGCTGCTCAGCTATCATTGTTGATACACCAGCGCTGCAAGCAATGAAGGACAG CACGCCCACAATCACCGACCAGCCTTCGTCTCCATGTAACATCATCACACTTAAGGTCAAGTCAGAGGATGGCGATCTCACTTACGTCCTGAAAATGTGCCTCTCCGAGACCGTGGGCCACCTGAGGCAACATCTGGACACACATAG GGGTCATGACCTGGCTGGCTATGACATTATCAGTGCATACCCTCAGTGCCACTACCAGGATGACTGCCAAACGCTTGGGTCATGTGGGCTCACGACCAATGTTGCTCTTCTTCTGcgaggaaagaaaaacacaaataaatcatCCATCTAA
- the ubxn11 gene encoding UBX domain-containing protein 11 isoform X3, whose amino-acid sequence MSTPLSMLKKTRRIPLQREENDSRGKGEHLSTESQVLDDSSPPVASPTRSSDANVIKLRASKKGVAQSDFELMMSSVMQQLALLERKVTSQKEEIVRKDNVILILREKVKAHQESERDHVESCSHLERKCEQLEHKVDDMERFLNDYGLTWVGDRNFSNAAQTNSSVTAASVVQNFRVDFNLVIQTIKELNILAGEPFVRSTRTGAQLARNDPVQLKLYSNGIIMFNGPFRSYQEDSTQQCMQDLMEGYFPSELQSRFPDGVPFEVHDRRHEEFVLREPCDKFPGEGHAVREKKEESPVGVSSHFPEKTLSANQFLNRLPKVVVKSSFDTHSSCSAIIVDTPALQAMKDSTPTITDQPSSPCNIITLKVKSEDGDLTYVLKMCLSETVGHLRQHLDTHRGHDLAGYDIISAYPQCHYQDDCQTLGSCGLTTNVALLLRGKKNTNKSSI is encoded by the exons ATGAGTACGCCGTTGTCGATGCTAAAGAAAACGAGGCGCATCCCGCTTCAGCGTGAAGAAAATGATAGCCG GGGCAAAGGGGAACATCTGTCAACAG AATCTCAGGTTCTGGATGACTCAAGTCCTCCTGTGGCCAGTCCCACTCGATCCAGTGATGCTAACGTTATCAAGCTTAGAGCATCTAAGAAAG GTGTTGCACAAAGCGACTTTGAGCTGATGATGTCTTCCGTGATGCAGCAACTGGCCCTGCTTGAGAGGAAGGTCACGAGCCAAAAAGAGGAGATTGTGCGCAAG GAcaatgttattttaattttgaggGAGAAAGTGAAAGCACATCAAGAATCAG AGCGTGACCATGTTGAAAGTTGCAGTCATCTTGAAAGAAAGTGCGAACAGCTGGAGCACAAAGTGGATGACATGGAG AGATTCCTGAATGACTACGGTTTGACCTGGGTGGGAGACAGGAACTTCAGTAATGCAGCACAAACAAACAGCTCAGTCACAG CAGCCTCTGTCGTCCAGAATTTCCGTGTGGATTTTAACCTCGTGATACAGACCATTAAGGAGCTCAACATACTGGCAGGGGAACCATTCGTACGCTCCACACGTACGGGGGCGCAGTTGGCTCGAAACGATCCCGTGCAACTGAAGCTCTACAGCAATGGCATTATCATGTTCAACGGACCTTTCCGATCCTACCAGGAGGATAGCACCCAG CAATGCATGCAGGATTTGATGGAAGGCTATTTCCCATCCGAGCTTCAAAGCAGATTTCCAGATGGTGTGCCTTTTGAG GTCCATGATAGACGCCATGAGGAATTTGTCCTCAGAGAACCATGCGACAAATTCCCTGGTGAAGGCCATGCTGTGCGAGAGAAAAAAGAGGAATCGCCAGTCGGAGTCAGTTCGCACTTTCCTG AGAAGACATTAAGTGCAAATCAATTCCTGAACAGGCTGCCAAAAGTGGTGGTGAAG AGCTCATTTGATACACACAGCAGCTGCTCAGCTATCATTGTTGATACACCAGCGCTGCAAGCAATGAAGGACAG CACGCCCACAATCACCGACCAGCCTTCGTCTCCATGTAACATCATCACACTTAAGGTCAAGTCAGAGGATGGCGATCTCACTTACGTCCTGAAAATGTGCCTCTCCGAGACCGTGGGCCACCTGAGGCAACATCTGGACACACATAG GGGTCATGACCTGGCTGGCTATGACATTATCAGTGCATACCCTCAGTGCCACTACCAGGATGACTGCCAAACGCTTGGGTCATGTGGGCTCACGACCAATGTTGCTCTTCTTCTGcgaggaaagaaaaacacaaataaatcatCCATCTAA